The following proteins are encoded in a genomic region of Oncorhynchus kisutch isolate 150728-3 linkage group LG18, Okis_V2, whole genome shotgun sequence:
- the LOC109909362 gene encoding A-kinase anchor protein 12-like, producing the protein MAATDACSAPVQEDGTTTTETKTEVEPKISETVTEAVTEAVTSPPEEAHPAGETKQSTEHPADGKAKQASENIFSSFLNKSGLGKVMGGKKKKEQSTEAVEANGEGNIEQKKASDQAEEPAANGTEAAAEDQAIEKAPENQVKVRSKSLDRLEDPGALNATVDQLEDAPAAEGSEKPASSAATKHIKRWHSFKKLMAQKSHKKSTEESKEAEGSEGASGGTPGDSSTLDSKASESSGQKRWKLKRSWTFQGLKRDPSVVGISKAATGEKAEVEENATENDEAAAPETDEAKAQVDGETQEKTNTDGEEEKGATAAPHKSMNQHADDIWTSFKKRVIPKSKRSADTVAASGEEEGAAASEPAEQTEEAGKEQAKLAKAKRTHFNRAVSLKNFIMRKGKSTSVEQGDGAPKEGKEAADGEAKDTEDEAAPAGTSDSQQAADGEANDTEDTAAPAGTSDSQQGEADAAQGESNDKGEAQLANEHTVADGEAKEPATSTPSGPEPEKANSAEPAAPAEPAAEVKTNCENGCSNGTPEEDATHNHETTLKKDGPTDEAKQENTNSSMDTKILNHGTGNAVAQSEKKAGNV; encoded by the exons ATGGCGGCGACAGATGCATGTTCAGCGCCTGTACAGGAAGATGGCACCACCACCACCGAGACTAAAACAGAGGTGGAGCCCAAAATCTCAGAGACTGTCACAGAGGCTGTCACGGAGGCTGTCACGTCTCCACCCGAAGAGGCACATCCAGCCGGGGAGACCAAACAGAGCACAGAGCACCCGGCCGATGGCAAAGCTAAACAGGCCTCTGAGAATATTTTCTCTTCCTTCCTGAATAAGAGTGGGCTGGGAAAAGTCATGggagggaagaagaagaaggagcagAGCACAGAGGCTGTGGAGGCTAATGGAGAGGGCAACATAGAGCAGAAAAAGGCCTCTGACCAAGCAGAGGAGCCGGCAGCCAATGGCACAGAGGCAGCGGCTGAGGATCAGGCCATTGAGAAAGCTCCGGAGAACCAGGTGAAGGTCCGATCCAAATCCTTGGACAGGTTAGAGGACCCTGGGGCCCTCAATGCCACAGTGGACCAACTGGAAGATGCCCCGGCAGCAGAAGGATCAGAGAAGCCTGCATCTAGTGCAGCGACCAAACACATTAAACGCTGGCATTCCTTTAAGAAGCTTATGGCCCAGAAGAGTCACAAGAAGAGCACAGAAGAGTCTAAGGAGGCTGAAGGTAGTGAGGGTGCATCTGGGGGCACGCCTGGTGACTCAAGTACACTGGACTCCAAGGCTTCAGAATCCAGTGGCCAGAAACGGTGGAAACTGAAAAGGTCATGGACATTCCAGGGACTGAAAAGAGACCCGTCAGTCGTAGGCATCAGCAAAGCCGCTACGGGTGAGAAGGCGGAAGTTGAGGAAAATGCCACAGAGAACGATGAAGCGGCTGCGCCTGAAACAGACGAAGCCAAGGCACAGGTAGACGGCGAAACACAGGAGAAGACAAACACAGACGGAGAGGAGGAAAAGGGAGCCACCGCCGCCCCACACAAATCAATGAACCAACACGCAGATGACATTTGGACCTCCTTCAAGAAACGCGTGATCCCCAAGTCCAAGCGGTCAGCAGACACGGTGGCTGCCAGCGGGGAGGAGGAAGGTGCTGCCGCATCTGAACCGGCCGAGCAGACGGAAGAGGCAGGCAAAGAGCAGGCCAAGTTGGCCAAGGCCAAGCGAACACACTTTAACCGCGCCGTTTCGCTGAAAAACTTCATCATGCGAAAGGGGAAGAGCACCAGCGTGGAACAGGGAGACGGAGCTCCGAAGGAGGGTAAGGAGGCGGCAGATGGGGAGGCGAAAGACACAGAGGACGAGGCTGCCCCAGCTGGCACGTCTGACAGTCAGCAGGCGGCAGACGGGGAGGCGAACGACACAGAGGACACGGCTGCCCCGGCTGGCACGTCTGACAGTCAGCAGGGAGAAGCTGACGCTGCCCAGGGTGAGAGCAACGACAAAGGAGAGGCTCAGTTGGCCAATGAGCACACAGTCGCCGATGGAGAGGCAAAGGAGCCCGCAACGAGCACACCGTCTGGTCCTGAGCCAGAGAAGGCCAACTCAGCTGAGCCTGCAGCACCGGCAGAACCTGCGGCAGAAGTGAAAACCAACTGTGAGAATGGTTGCTCGAACGGCACGCCCGAAGAAGACGCCACACACAATCATGAAACGACCCTGAAAAAGGATGGACCAACAGACGAGGCCAAACAAGAAAACACCAACTCGTCGATGGACACCAAGATCCTGAACCACGGCACAGGAAATGCAGTAGCCCAAAGCG AAAAAAAGGCGGGAAACGTGTGA